From a region of the Salvelinus alpinus chromosome 2, SLU_Salpinus.1, whole genome shotgun sequence genome:
- the LOC139549224 gene encoding zinc finger protein 180-like isoform X3, whose product MSSLNYSPPVKEEAICWTEKEALGQNIVVKEEKEEEDVTVKQDVEGEAVTVKEEEKGVSVKEEEDAFRVKEEEDVTVKEEEKDVSVKEEEDAFRVKEEEDVTVKEEDAVYGVKKEGEITVTLEDEEEIGDLINTREILHYCGSSGEPQQFHDADEAEKSLSRSEHLNKHQRRPTGRRTHCRSDCGKRFTSSGIKIHQRTHTGEKPYSCDQCGKSFGRSCHLTQHQRIHTGEKSYSCGQCGKSFGQSCHLTQHQRTHTGEKSYSCDQCGKSFRQAGDLTVHQRTHTGEKPYSCGQCGKSFGHSANLVSHQRTHTGEKAHTCDQCDKRYSVKRHLIKHQKIHEAVVS is encoded by the exons atgagctccctaaactactcccctcctgttaaagaagaggcgatctgctggacggagaaagaagctctggggcagaacattgtcgtgaaagaggagaaggaagaagaggatgtcacagtaaaacaagacgtagagggtgaggctgttacagtgaaagaagaagagaaaggcgtttcagtgaaagaagaggaagacgcgttcagagtgaaagaggaggaggatgttaccgtgaaagaagaagagaaagacgtttcagtgaaagaagaggaagacgcgttcagagtgaaagaggaggaggatgttacagtaaaagaagaggatgCAGTTTatggagtgaagaaggaaggggagattactgtcacattggaagatgaagaggagataggagatctgattaacacca gagagatactTCACTATTGTGGAtcatctggggagcctcaacaatttcatgatgctgacgaggcagagaagagtctctccagatcagaacacctcaataaACACCAGCGGAGACCCACAGGGAGGAGAACTCACTgccgctctgactgtgggaagagattcacctcatcaggcattaaaattcatcagagaacacacacaggagagaaaccttatagctgtgatcaatgtgggaagagttttggtcgatcttgccatctgactcaacaccagagaatacacacaggagagaaatcttatagctgtggtcaatgtgggaagagttttggtcaatcttgccatctgactcaacaccagagaacacacacaggagagaaatcttatagctgtgatcaatgtgggaagagttttcgtCAAGctggagatctgacagtgcaccagagaacacacacaggagagaaaccttatagctgtggtcaatgtgggaagagttttggtcattcTGCCAatctggtatcacaccagagaacacacacaggagagaaagctCATACctgtgatcaatgtgacaagagatactctgtTAAAAGacatctgatcaaacatcagaaaatacatgaagcagttgtttcatga